ATAAATACTTAGATAAATAACCATGGGTTTATCATGTCATGATCTTTAATCACATCTACAAATAGACTGATAAATGTTATCCGGTTGATCGAAATGTTCATGTGATGTATTTTCAGAAAGGTAACTGGTTGATAAATGTTATACTCtaactttattattctttttaaatacttGATTCCACACTGCAATAGTAATCGCATTCCGTCTGTCGTTTTGTTTATGCAAATATTAGATAACTAATTATACGAAAGATAcatattttaagattatttagCTTATAGCGAATGttacaaaaaaggaggaaatgtaaTTCGGAAGGCATGTAAAGGAATATGCCCTACCTTAATGCTAAATGGTGTAATCTATTTAGGTTGTATGGTCagagtaataaaacaatatatcatTTTGTAAACAAGAGTCGTTAGCGTGTAAAGGCGAGGGTCACATATGGCAGGTTTTGGGAGGGGACTAATCAGAGACAAGGTTACAAAGGACGTTTCTTAGCTGGCAGCGCTATAAAAGATCGGCTGCTGAGGGACTAAGCACCAGTTAACTCTGAACCATCAACATGAAGTTCGTAAGTAGAGCTGACACATGACAGTTGTTACTTAAGTTCAAAGAACTGAAAAGAAGTTAAGGAttagagataagataataattcaGACATTAAAGAAATACGTTTtggaatataatattcataaaatgcaTGACTTTGCAGCTGATCGTTGCCTGTGTTGCCGCCGTGGCTGTCGCCGCTCCTCAGTACAGCTATGGGGTTCCTTCTGCTGAGTCTAGCGAGGAAGTCGCTGCTCCCCAGACCAGCTATGGCGCTCCTCGTGCTGCGTCCAGCGAGGAGGTCGAGTTCGTGCCAATCCTCAAGGACGACCGCGTTCACGAGGAAGATGGAACTTACAACTTCGACTTCGAAGCTGCCAACGGCATCCGTTTCTCTCAGGCTGGATCCCCCGACGGAGATGAGGACGCTGTGATCAAGGCTGGAGAATATTCGTAAGTTTACTGCTGTCATTTCATTTTCTGTGGGCACTGGGTGAAAatgtattattcaaattatttccttttttttttcttctttttttgtatttgatctcacttttaaatatataacaacagataCACCGCTCCCGACGGCACTGAAGTCCATGTTAAGTTCGTTGCCaacgagaacggcttccagccccagTCCGACGTCCTCCCCGTGGCTCCCGAATTCCCTCAcccgatccctcagttcgtcctcgaccagatcgccttcgccgccgaggaggacgccgcccgcgcccgcgccGGTGATGATTCCGACGAAGTTGCCGCCCCATCCACTCTCTACGGCCGCCCCAactaaattgatatatatatatatatatatatatatatatatatatatatatatatatatctgaacgatttatttattctatttacgatcaatataaaatctttataacaATACCCTGTCTTACTGACCTTGCTGTCATGTACAGCCCTGAAAACTAGCATTAACCTACAATCATTATCTAGTTATCATTATATCCCAAGTGCAGTGCGATTGTCTTTATAATCAAACACTTTGAGCACTTCGTCTTCAAGTGAAAATGACGCATACACACGTGcagattttgttgttattaaatcaCTTCTCCACTGACAGGTCCATCATTTACTTACATATCCTTTTCACTTCACTtatgttttctatttatattcatttttttttatttttctgttttatcatgcTTTCTATTTTCACCTTAGTTTTCTATTCTTGTTGTCTGAAAACCTCTCACCTACTCtacttcatatacacacacacatacatacatatatatatatatatatatatatatatatatatatatatatatatatatatatatacagatacacaaacatactAATAAATAGATTCCCTGATTATAGTTAACAATAACGCACGGTAACTGATTACGCTATTGAGTACATAGTTCAGTTGAAAAAGTTACACGTGAAggaacttttcatatatatacgcataatattAGGTACTACCTTACTTCAGCCACTACTTGCCATTCATTCCCTATCagtttcctatttctctttttgctgttgtttagcttagtttttcttcatctttttcttttacccaatAAT
The Penaeus monodon isolate SGIC_2016 chromosome 9, NSTDA_Pmon_1, whole genome shotgun sequence DNA segment above includes these coding regions:
- the LOC119576897 gene encoding cuticle protein AMP1A-like, translating into MKFLIVACVAAVAVAAPQYSYGVPSAESSEEVAAPQTSYGAPRAASSEEVEFVPILKDDRVHEEDGTYNFDFEAANGIRFSQAGSPDGDEDAVIKAGEYSYTAPDGTEVHVKFVANENGFQPQSDVLPVAPEFPHPIPQFVLDQIAFAAEEDAARARAGDDSDEVAAPSTLYGRPN